The following proteins are co-located in the Haloplanus sp. HW8-1 genome:
- the pstA gene encoding phosphate ABC transporter permease PstA yields MATEERTIDGFGHVSRTVDTAFRYLLLAATLFGIVALAILLIYVANDAIRPLTADPGWHLTFLLTLVLPTLVASGYLLRTDPASLRFGATVVGTLAVSTMFAGGAAMIFVDIVSPITWFAYVLALCLALAGVVAIERFDRRLPFTARFVGAGAVILLALFVIPGLVQSLPVYPTDDLLLTVSLGAPVALLVGRYVSVDDGRRRRLLAVAGALVAVGLGGVVGPLVGVTSVPATVLLAVAVVPTGGYAIGHVRRNPGRRPGLGFAAVILGGAVVGAVLAEVLGFAGPQSWVDWGFLTSAHSGTASDAGLYPAIGGSILLMVTVAALSFPLGVGAAVYLEEYAPDNRLTRFIDVNISNLAGVPSVVYGLLGLGVFVAYLGQPTGTVLIGGATLALLILPIVIISSREALRSVPDEMRQASYGMGATRWQTIKNVVLPRAFPGILTGTILALGRAIGETAPLIMIGAPNVLFSLPTALSSKVSAMPLQVYAWASLFASEPFYQAAVPAGVVVLLVVLLSMNSIAIVLRNKYEADQ; encoded by the coding sequence ATGGCGACCGAAGAGAGAACCATCGACGGCTTCGGCCACGTCAGCCGAACGGTGGACACCGCCTTCAGATATCTCCTGCTTGCGGCGACGCTGTTCGGCATCGTCGCGCTGGCAATCCTCCTGATCTACGTCGCGAACGACGCGATCCGACCGCTGACCGCGGATCCGGGGTGGCATCTCACCTTCCTCCTGACGCTCGTGCTTCCGACGCTCGTCGCCAGCGGCTACCTGCTTCGAACGGACCCGGCGTCGCTGCGGTTCGGAGCTACCGTCGTCGGCACTCTCGCCGTCAGCACCATGTTCGCCGGCGGTGCGGCGATGATCTTCGTCGACATCGTCTCCCCGATCACCTGGTTCGCCTACGTACTCGCGCTCTGTCTCGCGCTGGCGGGTGTCGTGGCCATCGAACGCTTCGATCGCCGACTCCCCTTCACCGCTCGCTTCGTCGGCGCCGGAGCGGTCATCCTCCTCGCACTGTTCGTCATCCCCGGACTCGTCCAGTCGTTGCCCGTCTATCCGACCGACGACCTCCTGTTGACCGTCTCGCTCGGCGCCCCCGTCGCGCTCCTCGTCGGCCGCTACGTCTCCGTCGACGACGGTCGTCGACGGCGGCTACTGGCGGTCGCCGGTGCGCTCGTCGCTGTCGGCCTCGGCGGCGTCGTCGGTCCCCTCGTCGGCGTAACGTCGGTCCCCGCGACGGTACTGCTCGCCGTCGCCGTCGTCCCCACGGGCGGTTACGCCATCGGGCACGTCCGCCGCAACCCGGGCCGCCGACCCGGGCTGGGCTTCGCTGCGGTCATCCTCGGTGGCGCCGTCGTCGGCGCGGTCCTCGCCGAGGTGCTCGGCTTCGCCGGGCCACAGTCCTGGGTCGACTGGGGATTCCTCACCAGCGCGCACAGCGGAACCGCATCGGACGCCGGCCTCTACCCGGCCATCGGCGGTTCCATCCTCCTGATGGTGACCGTCGCCGCGCTTTCCTTTCCCCTCGGGGTCGGTGCCGCGGTGTATCTGGAGGAGTACGCCCCCGACAACCGCCTCACCCGCTTCATCGATGTCAACATCTCGAACCTCGCGGGCGTCCCCTCCGTCGTGTACGGGCTGCTCGGCCTCGGCGTGTTCGTCGCGTATCTCGGCCAGCCGACCGGGACCGTCCTCATCGGCGGTGCGACGCTCGCCTTGCTCATCCTCCCCATCGTCATCATCTCCTCGCGGGAGGCGCTCCGGAGCGTCCCGGACGAGATGCGTCAGGCGTCCTACGGAATGGGTGCGACGCGGTGGCAGACGATCAAGAACGTCGTCCTGCCGCGGGCGTTCCCGGGCATCCTGACGGGGACCATCCTCGCGCTCGGCCGCGCAATCGGCGAGACGGCGCCGCTCATCATGATCGGCGCGCCGAACGTCCTCTTCTCGCTGCCGACCGCGCTCTCCTCGAAGGTGAGCGCGATGCCCCTGCAGGTGTACGCCTGGGCGAGTCTCTTCGCCAGCGAACCCTTCTACCAGGCGGCCGTTCCCGCGGGCGTCGTCGTCTTGCTCGTCGTCCTGTTGAGCATGAACTCCATCGCGATCGTACTGCGGAACAAATACGAGGCTGATCAGTAA
- the pstC gene encoding phosphate ABC transporter permease subunit PstC, protein MSTDDLARDLTRRTENAPQELLTRSFFFLCAVLSIVTTISIIVLLTTEAAKFFSVTAPLMGVEGPTASVVDFLTGTEWIINNEQFGVLPLVSATLAITIGSAVVSLPLGVATAIYLSEYASPRARSLLKPALEVLAGVPTVVYGFFAVVYITPALKTIIPGLGTFNMLSASIVVGIMIIPMVASISEDAMSAVPDSLRQAGYGMGATKFDVSVGIVVPASLSGIFSSFILALSRAIGETMAVTVAAGSQANLLNPLNPAAYLEGALPMTAAMVNLLTGDITGGGIAYRSLFAIGLTLFVITLAMNVISDLVAQHYREEY, encoded by the coding sequence ATGAGCACGGACGACCTGGCACGGGATCTCACCCGCCGAACGGAGAACGCGCCACAGGAACTACTGACACGCTCGTTTTTCTTCCTGTGTGCGGTGCTGTCCATCGTCACCACGATCAGCATCATCGTCCTGTTGACCACCGAGGCGGCGAAGTTCTTCAGCGTGACCGCGCCGCTGATGGGCGTCGAGGGACCTACCGCGTCGGTCGTCGACTTCCTCACCGGGACGGAGTGGATCATCAACAACGAGCAGTTCGGCGTCCTGCCGCTGGTGTCGGCCACGCTCGCCATCACCATCGGCTCGGCCGTCGTCTCCTTGCCACTCGGCGTCGCCACCGCCATCTATCTCAGCGAGTACGCGAGCCCGCGTGCGCGGTCACTCCTCAAGCCCGCCCTCGAGGTACTCGCCGGCGTCCCGACGGTCGTCTACGGCTTCTTTGCCGTCGTCTACATCACTCCCGCACTCAAGACGATCATCCCCGGACTCGGCACGTTCAACATGCTCTCTGCGAGCATCGTCGTCGGCATCATGATCATCCCGATGGTGGCCTCGATCAGCGAGGACGCGATGTCGGCCGTCCCGGACTCGCTCCGACAGGCCGGCTACGGCATGGGTGCGACGAAGTTCGACGTCTCGGTCGGCATCGTCGTCCCCGCCTCCCTCTCCGGAATCTTCTCCTCGTTCATCCTCGCACTCTCGCGGGCCATCGGCGAGACGATGGCCGTCACGGTCGCCGCCGGGTCGCAGGCGAACCTCCTCAACCCGCTGAACCCGGCCGCGTATCTGGAGGGTGCGCTGCCGATGACCGCCGCGATGGTGAACCTGCTCACCGGCGACATCACCGGCGGCGGTATCGCCTATCGGAGCCTCTTTGCCATCGGCCTCACGCTGTTCGTCATCACCCTCGCAATGAACGTCATCAGCGACCTCGTCGCCCAGCACTACCGGGAGGAGTACTGA
- a CDS encoding NADH-quinone oxidoreductase subunit D, which yields MTVRNPNPRPESTTTDESLADLLSPYAVGRDDHLNAPAFVIRPDEVHAALSTLRDEAGFDHCSCVTAQEYEDRYESIYHLKKYDDPTDEVSVVVPTPTDDPVSESADPVYRTADWHEREAYDLVGIEYDDHPDLRRILLPETWQGHPLGRDYDQDRPQIVPLREHANPIGEDDRHGETMFLNVGPHHPATHGVLHLEVVLDGEQVVDVDPDIGYIHRCEEQMAQSGTYRYQIMPYPDRWDWGGGGLLNEWAYARVAEDLADIAVPEYAQVIRTMGAELSRILSHLLAVGTYALDVVGDFTATFMYAITDRETVQNVLEELTGQRLMFNYFRLGGVVWDLPEPRGEFFGTVREFLDNLPRRLEEYHDLLTANEILQARTVDTGVLPPEVAKSYGCTGPVARGSGIDYDLRRDDPYGYYDELDWNVAVEDGCDNYSRLLVRLREIEESAKIIEQCVDLLEDWPEDERTIQSNVPRTVRPDDDTEIYRAVEAAKGELGIYVRADGTEKPARFKIRGPSFSNLQALPEIANGEYVPDLIASLGSLDTIMGEVDR from the coding sequence ATGACGGTACGAAACCCGAACCCACGACCCGAATCGACCACGACCGACGAGTCGCTCGCCGACCTGCTCTCCCCGTACGCGGTCGGCCGTGACGACCACCTGAACGCGCCCGCGTTCGTCATCCGTCCCGACGAGGTGCATGCGGCATTGTCCACGCTACGCGACGAGGCGGGCTTCGATCACTGCTCTTGTGTCACGGCACAGGAGTACGAAGACCGCTACGAATCCATCTACCACCTGAAAAAGTACGACGACCCCACCGACGAGGTGAGCGTGGTGGTGCCGACGCCGACCGACGACCCCGTCAGCGAGTCGGCCGACCCCGTCTACCGCACCGCCGACTGGCACGAACGCGAGGCCTACGACTTGGTCGGCATCGAGTACGACGACCACCCCGATCTCCGTCGCATCCTCCTCCCCGAAACCTGGCAGGGTCATCCTCTCGGCCGGGACTACGACCAAGACCGCCCCCAGATCGTCCCCCTCCGCGAACACGCCAACCCGATCGGCGAGGACGACCGGCACGGGGAGACGATGTTTCTCAACGTCGGTCCCCACCATCCCGCCACCCACGGTGTCCTCCACCTCGAAGTCGTCCTCGACGGCGAGCAGGTCGTCGACGTCGACCCCGACATCGGCTATATCCACCGGTGTGAGGAGCAGATGGCCCAGAGCGGAACGTATCGCTACCAGATCATGCCCTACCCCGACCGCTGGGACTGGGGCGGGGGCGGCCTACTGAACGAGTGGGCGTACGCCCGGGTCGCGGAGGACCTCGCGGACATCGCGGTGCCCGAGTACGCACAGGTCATCCGGACCATGGGCGCCGAACTCTCGCGCATCCTCTCGCACCTGCTCGCGGTCGGGACGTACGCCCTCGACGTGGTCGGTGACTTCACCGCGACGTTCATGTACGCCATCACCGACCGTGAGACGGTCCAGAACGTCCTCGAGGAACTCACGGGCCAGCGACTCATGTTCAACTACTTCCGCCTTGGCGGGGTCGTCTGGGACCTGCCCGAACCCCGCGGGGAGTTCTTCGGGACGGTTCGGGAGTTCCTCGACAACCTGCCCCGGCGTCTGGAGGAGTATCACGACCTCCTCACGGCCAACGAGATCCTGCAGGCCCGAACCGTCGACACGGGCGTTCTGCCCCCCGAAGTGGCGAAGTCGTACGGCTGTACCGGCCCGGTCGCTCGCGGGTCCGGGATCGACTACGACCTGCGCCGTGACGACCCGTACGGCTACTACGACGAACTCGACTGGAACGTGGCCGTCGAGGACGGCTGTGACAACTACTCGCGTCTGCTCGTCCGTCTCCGAGAGATCGAGGAGTCCGCGAAGATCATCGAACAGTGCGTCGACCTGCTGGAGGACTGGCCCGAAGACGAGCGGACCATCCAGTCGAACGTCCCCCGGACCGTCCGCCCGGACGACGACACCGAAATCTACCGTGCCGTCGAGGCCGCAAAGGGTGAACTCGGCATCTACGTGCGCGCCGACGGCACCGAGAAACCCGCCCGCTTCAAGATCCGCGGGCCGTCGTTTTCCAACCTGCAGGCACTGCCGGAGATAGCCAACGGCGAGTACGTGCCGGACCTGATCGCGTCCCTCGGCAGCCTCGATACGATCATGGGCGAGGTCGACCGGTGA
- a CDS encoding nuclear transport factor 2 family protein, translated as MDATGTIQEYYEALRRGEPLYPYFAERPDVVKFGIGERLVGYDAVAEGLREQTRTTEDWTVESRDLRVTERDGFAYFSDAVFMSWTDREADHEFAPETRWSGTLERLGDEWLFVGMHVSTPYVE; from the coding sequence ATGGACGCGACCGGGACCATCCAGGAGTACTACGAGGCGCTTCGCCGCGGGGAACCCCTCTACCCCTACTTCGCGGAGCGTCCGGACGTGGTGAAGTTCGGAATCGGCGAACGACTCGTCGGCTACGACGCCGTCGCCGAGGGCCTGCGCGAGCAGACCCGAACGACCGAGGACTGGACCGTCGAAAGCCGGGACCTGCGTGTCACCGAGCGCGACGGGTTCGCGTACTTCTCCGACGCGGTCTTCATGTCGTGGACGGATCGGGAGGCCGACCACGAATTCGCCCCCGAAACCCGGTGGAGCGGGACGCTCGAACGCCTCGGCGACGAGTGGCTGTTCGTCGGTATGCACGTCAGCACGCCGTACGTCGAGTGA
- a CDS encoding methyltransferase family protein, producing MTPTRLAFGAGVLSAIGVYVLIVGTLLTDHEWWPPGDRTPAYYCHWTLVGVFDVALLVTATLDWGVWGLPRPVAFAGGVLALLGTAVFVWGARTMRSAETMGVTGALYTDGPYAYTRNPQYAGMIVGVSGFALAVDSAAVAVLAAAHVGWVLLLPRAEEPHLRAEFGEEYERYAARVPRFVGLRTLSDVEDDQLPH from the coding sequence ATGACACCGACACGACTCGCGTTCGGGGCCGGCGTGCTGTCGGCCATCGGCGTGTACGTGCTGATCGTCGGAACGTTGCTGACGGATCACGAGTGGTGGCCGCCGGGGGATCGAACGCCCGCGTACTACTGTCACTGGACGCTCGTTGGCGTCTTCGACGTCGCGCTCTTGGTCACCGCCACCCTCGACTGGGGTGTGTGGGGACTGCCCCGCCCCGTGGCGTTCGCCGGCGGCGTCCTCGCGCTCCTCGGTACCGCCGTCTTCGTCTGGGGTGCCCGGACCATGCGCTCGGCCGAAACGATGGGCGTGACCGGCGCCCTCTACACAGACGGGCCCTACGCCTACACCCGCAACCCGCAGTACGCGGGGATGATCGTCGGCGTGAGCGGCTTCGCGCTGGCGGTCGACTCGGCGGCCGTGGCAGTTCTCGCCGCCGCCCACGTCGGCTGGGTACTCCTCCTCCCCCGCGCCGAGGAGCCACACCTGCGCGCCGAGTTCGGCGAGGAGTACGAGCGGTACGCGGCACGGGTCCCCCGGTTCGTCGGCCTCCGGACGCTCTCCGACGTCGAGGACGACCAACTGCCGCACTGA
- a CDS encoding PstS family phosphate ABC transporter substrate-binding protein codes for MTDEPAGSSVSRRKFLTATGSIGAVGLAGCTQSGSGGDGNGGDGDLSGTIDIAGSSTVFPLATAMAERFQSQHSEVDINLQSTGSGGGFANHFCPGRTDFNNASRPIQPEEEEACSSNDVTPVELTVATDALTVVVNNDNDWVDCLTVDQLREIWSAESPPATWSDVNDDWPDRELELYGPTDASGTYDYFIEAILGEEGAGHRQDYSATEQDRTIIQGVEGSEGAIGYLGFAYYSQNQDRVRALGIDDGDGCVDPSLETARSGEYTPLSRPLFTYAKQASLAEDHVAEFARFWLENSTSQEIVAEEVGYVPLNDEDQSEAMDRLETAIENAQG; via the coding sequence ATGACCGACGAACCCGCGGGTAGCTCCGTATCACGGCGCAAGTTCCTCACGGCGACCGGATCGATCGGAGCAGTCGGCCTCGCCGGCTGTACGCAGAGTGGGAGCGGCGGAGACGGGAACGGGGGCGACGGCGACCTCTCCGGAACCATCGACATCGCGGGCAGTTCGACGGTGTTCCCGCTGGCGACGGCGATGGCCGAGCGGTTCCAGTCTCAGCACTCGGAGGTCGACATCAATCTCCAGTCTACCGGCTCCGGCGGCGGGTTCGCGAATCACTTCTGCCCCGGCCGAACCGACTTCAACAACGCCTCGCGTCCGATCCAGCCCGAGGAGGAGGAAGCGTGCTCGTCGAACGACGTGACACCGGTCGAACTCACCGTCGCCACGGACGCCCTGACGGTCGTGGTCAACAACGACAACGACTGGGTGGACTGCCTGACGGTCGACCAACTGCGGGAAATCTGGTCGGCCGAGTCGCCGCCGGCGACGTGGAGCGACGTGAACGACGACTGGCCCGACCGGGAACTGGAACTCTACGGTCCGACCGACGCCTCCGGGACCTACGACTACTTCATCGAGGCCATCCTCGGCGAGGAGGGAGCGGGCCACCGCCAGGATTACTCCGCGACCGAGCAGGATCGAACGATCATCCAGGGCGTCGAGGGTTCGGAGGGCGCCATCGGCTACCTCGGGTTCGCGTACTACTCACAGAACCAGGACCGGGTGAGGGCACTCGGCATCGACGACGGCGACGGCTGTGTCGATCCGTCGCTCGAAACCGCCCGCTCCGGTGAGTACACCCCCCTCTCCCGACCGCTGTTCACCTACGCCAAACAGGCGTCGCTCGCCGAGGACCACGTCGCCGAGTTCGCCCGCTTCTGGCTCGAGAACTCGACGAGCCAGGAGATCGTCGCCGAGGAAGTCGGCTACGTCCCGCTGAACGACGAGGACCAGAGCGAGGCGATGGACCGCCTCGAAACGGCCATCGAGAACGCGCAGGGCTGA
- the phoU gene encoding phosphate signaling complex protein PhoU, with amino-acid sequence MARTDYQSSLEELRDDVLYMSEVVAERLRAGLDALERKDERLAREVIDGDDEINDMYLDLEGTCVDLIALQQPVASDLRFIAASFKIITDLERIGDLAVNLGGYTLDAERDLFPDVDMQRIGRETLEMLDQAMSAYADDDTDLCYAVADRDEEVDAMCEAASELVVRDLIESDYLAEDDDIESLMQDVSRLLLTIRDLERVGDHAVNVAARTLYMVENDDELLY; translated from the coding sequence ATGGCGCGAACGGACTACCAGTCGTCGCTGGAGGAACTCCGCGACGACGTTCTCTACATGAGCGAAGTGGTCGCGGAGCGACTGCGGGCGGGACTCGACGCCCTCGAACGGAAAGACGAGCGACTCGCCCGCGAGGTGATCGACGGCGACGACGAGATCAACGACATGTATCTCGACCTGGAGGGAACTTGCGTGGATCTGATCGCCCTCCAGCAACCGGTCGCGAGCGACCTGCGCTTCATCGCCGCCTCGTTCAAGATCATCACGGATCTGGAACGCATCGGCGACCTCGCGGTGAACCTCGGGGGCTACACGCTCGATGCCGAACGAGACCTCTTCCCGGACGTGGATATGCAGCGTATCGGCCGCGAGACCCTGGAGATGCTCGACCAAGCGATGAGCGCGTACGCGGACGACGACACCGACCTGTGTTACGCGGTCGCGGACCGCGACGAGGAGGTGGACGCGATGTGCGAGGCGGCGAGCGAACTCGTCGTCCGCGACCTGATCGAGAGCGACTACCTCGCCGAGGACGACGACATCGAGTCGCTCATGCAGGACGTCTCCCGACTGCTGCTGACGATCCGCGACCTAGAGCGGGTGGGCGATCACGCCGTCAACGTCGCTGCACGCACGCTCTACATGGTCGAGAACGACGACGAACTGCTGTACTGA
- the pstB gene encoding phosphate ABC transporter ATP-binding protein PstB, with product MTDDRQQEYAEESTDDPTTDDMLVQTDVSESVSPSEPTMRENTVVRAENVDVWYNDDQALQDISLEIPENQVTAMIGPSGCGKSTFLRCINRMNDLIDAARVEGDLFLRGKNVYDDDVDPVALRRRVGMVFQSPNPFPKSIYDNVAYGLKIQNTEGDYDEIVEESLKRAALWDEVKDQLDTSGLDLSGGQQQRLCIARAIAPDPEVILMDEPASALDPVATSKIEDLISELAEEYTVVIVTHNMQQAARISNKTAVFLTGGELVEFDDTEKIFENPESQRVEDYITGKFG from the coding sequence ATGACCGACGACCGACAACAGGAGTACGCCGAGGAATCGACCGACGACCCGACGACCGACGACATGCTCGTCCAGACCGACGTCAGCGAGAGCGTCTCGCCGTCGGAACCGACGATGCGGGAAAACACCGTCGTCCGCGCGGAGAACGTCGACGTCTGGTACAACGACGACCAGGCGTTACAGGACATCAGTCTGGAGATCCCGGAGAACCAGGTGACCGCCATGATCGGTCCCTCGGGCTGTGGCAAGTCCACGTTCCTCCGGTGTATCAACCGGATGAACGACCTGATCGACGCCGCCCGTGTGGAGGGAGACCTCTTCCTCCGCGGCAAGAACGTCTACGACGACGACGTCGACCCCGTGGCGCTCCGGCGGCGCGTGGGGATGGTGTTCCAGTCGCCCAACCCCTTCCCCAAGAGCATCTACGACAACGTCGCCTACGGGCTGAAGATCCAGAACACGGAGGGCGACTACGACGAGATCGTCGAGGAGTCCCTGAAACGGGCGGCGCTGTGGGACGAGGTCAAAGACCAACTCGACACCTCCGGACTCGACCTCTCGGGCGGCCAACAGCAACGCCTCTGTATCGCCCGGGCCATCGCCCCCGACCCCGAGGTGATCCTGATGGACGAACCCGCCTCGGCGCTCGACCCGGTCGCCACCTCCAAGATCGAAGATCTCATCTCCGAACTCGCCGAGGAGTACACGGTCGTCATCGTCACCCACAACATGCAACAGGCGGCCCGCATCTCGAACAAGACGGCCGTCTTCCTCACCGGCGGCGAACTCGTCGAGTTCGACGACACCGAGAAGATCTTCGAGAACCCCGAGAGCCAACGCGTCGAGGACTACATCACCGGCAAGTTCGGGTGA
- a CDS encoding phosphate uptake regulator PhoU encodes MVETRKVQVTGGSTYTVSIPKDWATDNGVSAGSEVAFYPEGDSLFMTPRTDEDRTEGTLDVGDLVGEELIRAVMTMYVSGFDIIALESARITTEQRRTIRTATQSLVGLEVLEETRDRVVIRDLLDSSELSINNAVTRMRLIALSMLEDAVTALVDLDADLARDVIQRDDDVDRLWMVVSRIFRATLRSPRAAEELGVTREVCFDYQSAARQLERIADHATKIAHLSLNFDEEIPEDVAEALSELHDDAAAVTDVAMDALFIDGSEEATHRANEARESVQDIDSHARSIDELLRDLDPTRAQLLGLVVDSLSRSADYGGNIAETALQKAAPTP; translated from the coding sequence ATGGTCGAGACCCGCAAGGTGCAGGTGACGGGCGGATCGACGTACACGGTGTCGATTCCGAAAGACTGGGCGACCGACAACGGCGTCTCCGCGGGGAGCGAGGTGGCGTTCTACCCCGAGGGCGACTCGCTGTTCATGACGCCTCGGACCGACGAGGACCGCACGGAGGGGACCCTCGACGTGGGCGATCTGGTCGGGGAGGAACTCATCCGTGCGGTGATGACGATGTACGTCAGCGGCTTCGACATCATCGCCCTGGAGAGTGCGCGGATCACGACCGAGCAGCGACGGACCATCAGGACGGCAACCCAGAGCCTCGTGGGGCTGGAGGTCCTCGAGGAGACGCGGGACCGGGTGGTCATCCGCGACCTGCTCGACTCCTCGGAACTGTCGATCAACAACGCGGTCACCCGGATGCGGCTGATCGCTCTCTCGATGCTCGAAGACGCGGTGACGGCACTGGTCGATCTGGACGCGGACTTGGCGCGGGACGTCATCCAGCGTGACGACGACGTCGACCGCCTCTGGATGGTCGTCTCGCGGATCTTCCGGGCGACGCTCCGGAGCCCCCGCGCCGCGGAGGAACTCGGCGTCACCCGCGAGGTGTGCTTCGACTACCAGTCGGCGGCCCGACAGCTCGAACGCATCGCCGACCACGCGACGAAGATCGCCCACCTCTCGCTCAACTTCGACGAGGAGATCCCCGAGGACGTCGCCGAGGCCCTGTCAGAACTGCACGACGACGCCGCGGCCGTGACGGACGTGGCGATGGACGCGCTCTTCATCGACGGCAGCGAGGAGGCGACCCATCGGGCGAACGAAGCCCGGGAGTCGGTCCAGGACATCGACAGCCACGCCCGCTCCATCGACGAACTCCTGCGTGATCTCGATCCGACCCGTGCACAGTTGCTGGGTCTCGTGGTCGACTCGCTCTCCCGCAGCGCCGACTACGGTGGCAACATCGCGGAGACGGCGCTCCAGAAGGCGGCCCCGACGCCCTGA
- a CDS encoding DUF5797 family protein, with translation MTLSPEERERLADIVRLQPTKNKELQERWGLDSGSEVHGYLENHLSDYYYRNDDSYICATPEAAELTGADPGMEGDEDGPNVIRVPELEARVFEVVAGPTDRSESVVSVLQKVREAFDADPEVDAVREALQSLRRKGVVEVVYRTVPTFKLAVERESVDVEVV, from the coding sequence ATGACGCTGTCCCCCGAGGAACGCGAGCGACTGGCGGATATCGTCCGCCTCCAGCCGACGAAGAACAAGGAACTACAGGAGCGCTGGGGGCTCGACAGCGGCAGCGAGGTCCACGGCTATCTGGAGAACCATCTGAGCGACTACTACTATCGCAACGACGACAGCTACATCTGTGCGACCCCGGAGGCGGCCGAACTCACCGGCGCGGACCCCGGGATGGAGGGCGACGAGGACGGACCGAACGTCATCCGCGTCCCGGAACTCGAAGCCCGGGTGTTCGAGGTCGTCGCGGGGCCGACGGACCGCTCGGAGAGCGTCGTGAGCGTCCTCCAGAAGGTCCGCGAGGCGTTCGACGCCGACCCGGAGGTCGACGCAGTGCGCGAGGCGCTCCAGAGCCTCCGGCGCAAGGGCGTCGTCGAGGTGGTCTACCGAACGGTGCCGACGTTCAAACTCGCGGTCGAGCGCGAGAGCGTCGACGTGGAAGTCGTCTGA
- a CDS encoding helix-turn-helix domain-containing protein, translated as MKHARLRIHHDSGTLHPMHAFEMAHERIHRADLLHWNTVLDGTNTFVFRVRGDPAPFRAKLDARDVTVSYSLSSAENGVFYCCVRDRATESDEGYIDAFARGTLVVVPPIRFNPDGTTDLALVGTAVDLEAAVEGLPSGLRATVRSVGPYRHRASAPAPRLTDRQREAVAAAVACGYYESPREGSVTDVAASLDVAPGTAAEHLRKAEASVMRSVVTPGGDGENQYSSSSSFSTM; from the coding sequence ATGAAACACGCCCGACTCCGCATCCACCACGACTCGGGAACGCTCCACCCGATGCACGCCTTCGAGATGGCACACGAACGAATCCACCGGGCCGACCTCCTGCACTGGAACACCGTCCTCGACGGAACGAACACGTTCGTCTTCCGGGTCCGAGGGGATCCGGCGCCGTTCCGTGCGAAACTCGACGCGCGGGACGTGACGGTGTCCTACAGCCTCTCGTCCGCCGAAAACGGCGTCTTCTACTGCTGTGTCCGCGACCGGGCGACCGAGTCGGACGAGGGATATATCGACGCCTTCGCCCGGGGGACGCTCGTAGTCGTCCCGCCGATCCGGTTCAACCCCGACGGAACGACCGACCTGGCGCTCGTGGGGACGGCCGTCGATCTGGAGGCCGCCGTCGAGGGGTTACCGTCCGGGTTGCGAGCGACCGTGCGCTCGGTCGGCCCCTACCGACACCGCGCGAGTGCGCCGGCACCCCGGCTCACCGACCGACAGCGCGAGGCCGTCGCCGCCGCCGTGGCGTGTGGCTACTACGAGTCGCCACGCGAGGGATCGGTGACGGACGTGGCAGCCAGCCTCGATGTCGCCCCCGGTACGGCGGCGGAACATCTCCGGAAGGCCGAGGCGTCGGTGATGCGGTCGGTCGTCACCCCCGGTGGTGACGGAGAGAATCAGTACAGCAGTTCGTCGTCGTTCTCGACCATGTAG